Genomic segment of Candidatus Protochlamydia amoebophila UWE25:
TAAATGTGTTCATTAAATTGAGAGTCAAATTCAGTCTGTTGCATAGTCATCATAGTCTACCTTATTGGAATCAGCAATTGGACTGGATCATAGTCAATTATTTAAAATTGTCAAAGATGTAATAACAATTTTTTTCAAAATTAAAACATTCACCAGACGTTATCCATTCAGTTTCCATCTGACCTTGTTTTTTAATGCGACATTTTTTTACATGGCGAAAATGTAAATGTAAACCTTGTTGTTGAGCAGAATAAAAAGAAGCTTGCCTAATGACTTTTTTAGTCCATTCCATGTTTAAAAGCCCCTGTTCCGCTAATTTTATAGATAATAATCTACCACAATGAAATTCAGGAGGTAAAACAGGCAACAAATAAATATGATTAAACTCTTGCTGAATAAAATGACGTTGCATCAAATGCATTCCCTTCTTCAAAAGGGCTAAAGGGGAACAAACAGGACTTATTGTTTGATCAATAATCCCTTGAAAAAATTCGTCTTCCCAAAAAGGGACTAAAATTCCTTGAAAAGTCGCTTGAAAAATTTGTTTCCAAATGGGAACTGCTTGATCGGATTGATTCTGACTAATAATTTCTTCAATTTTTCGGAAATAGCATCCCATTTCCTCTAAAGCGTTATTGATTCCTAAACTACTGGGGATCCATTGTCCTAAACTATACCAAATGGGAAAGATTTCAGTTAAATCCAACCGACGTTTGATTAAATCCCAATCTTGTTTTTTATGATTCCCTAAAGAAAGTCTTTCTAAAGAGGGAGATTCTAAACTTTGCATCAACTTGATTAAATAAATCGATTTCCCTTTCAACACATATTGTTCTTCATTTTGATTTTTAAAAACGATTCCTTGTTCAGAGGAACGATCTAACATCAGTGATATGCCAGTGGAAGTCGATGTAATAATATAGCGAATCGGTCCGAGAGCTGTTTTTCCCCAAACAAGAATTTTACCTTTTTCTAAATCTGTTTGAATAGTAAAGTCTTCAACAGGACCCTTTAAAAAAATATGATATTCGTTAACAAGTTGAGGGGTAGGTAAATCCCAACGAAACAAACGAATCAAACAAGGAAATACTTGAACAGCAAAAGAGGACATAGGAATTAAACATAAAGTCCCACTTTGGTGACTAAAAGGGCGCAACCGCTCTGCAATCTTAATCATTATTTATTAACTTAAGTTGAGTTTTTACTAAAGATGTTACCTACCTACTAAGGTTGGTATAATTTGAAAGGATTTAGACATGGCTTTCCAATTAGCCCTGCAGGTGTATTAGCTACGAGCTCTACTTCAACAATCTTATTAGATTGAATGCCTTCATCCTGAATCCATACACTTAAGAAATTCTCTGTATGCCCGTGAATTTCGCCAGGCCTTGCTTCATCTATGCTTTCCGTTAAAATCTTCATGCGTCGATTGAGATAACCTTCTCGCAACTTGTAAGCAGTTTGCTCTGCAACGCGTAAAATTTCCTGTTTGCGCATCCGTATCATTTCAGGTGAAACTTTGTTTGGCATCAGATTCGAGCGTGTGCGAGGTCGATCACTGTAAGGAAACATATGCACTTTAGCAAATTTAACATGCTTCATAACTTCTATCGTATCTTGAAAGTCTAAATCTGTCTCTCCTGGAAAACCCACGATAATATCTGTCGTAAAAGTAAAATCGGAGTGAGCCGCTTTTAATTTATCAATAGTATCTAAAAAAATTTGCCTTGTATATTTGCGATTCATACGTTTTAAAATGACATTCGATCCTGATTGCAAAACGATGTGCATCGAATGACATGTATGCTTCCCATTTAGAATGGCGTCACTTAATTCATCATCTACCTCGTCAGGGTCTATTGAAGATAAGCGAAGGCGCTCTAAACCAGGCAATTGATCCACCATTCGAACAAGTTCGGATAGTCTAACAGGAGTTTCCCCTTTAGCAACTTTTCCATCAAAATCACCAATGTTAATTCCTGTTAAAACAATTTCTTTATATCCATTCGAAATCAATGCTTTTGCTTCTTCGAGAACTTCTTCCACACTTCTTGAACGAGAACGCCCTCTTACATAAGGAATAATACAATAAGTACAAAAAGAATTACAGCCATCTTGCACTTTAATAAAAGCCCTTGTATGCGAATCAAATTGAGTGATTGAAAATTCAGGGAGATTTTCTTTAGGGAATAAACGAGCCAGCAACTGTTCTTTTTCCCGATTGGGAATGACATGCGTGACCCCATCTATCTTCTGAATGACTTCTGGTTGCCTTTCGGCAAAACATCCAGCCACTAACAGTTGCGTTCCTTGGTTCTCTCTTGCTAATTGCCTAATAGCATGTCGACTACTACTATCTGCAGATTCCGTAACCGTGCATGTATTGACAATACAGATGTCAGCTTTTTCACCTTCTTTAGCTTCCTGATATCCCATCCTCAGCAATTGATTTTGATAGGCTTGTGACTCATACTGATTTGTCCGACAACCTAAAGTTATAATTTTAAATTTATTAGTTTCGTTTTCCATGCATTTACTTTATGTATTTTCAGATGTAATTCGCTTAAAAATATATCAAATTGAGAAAATAAACTCACGTTAGTTAGCTAACTTGAATGAAAGAATTTTTTTCTTTTAAAAAAATTTTAAATGAAAAGGAGGCTAGCCTAGCCTCCTATAAAATAAATTACCCATTTAGCTAAAATCTTTATTAAAACAAGCTTTATGAAACACTATTTTCTTCAACTGGAAAAGAAAAAGCATCTTCTCTTAAAGCTTTTTCTACAGTTAATTGTATTTCCTTCGCTAAATTGTAAACCAACGCTTCTAGATGTAAAGGATGAGAATCCACCGGTTGATTATCTGGTGTACAAGTTAAGAAATCTAAAATTCTCTCGCGATTGGCATCTAGAGATAAGAAATTATAAAGAATTTTTTTCATTAACTTTTTAAGCCCTGTTTTGTCATAAATAAATTCAAGAACAGACCCAATTATTTTAAAGAAAATAAAATTAAATAAGATATCCAAGGCATTTTTGAGATTAAGCCCCATTTTCCCAAAAGCTTTGAAAATTAGGGCATCAAATTTTGCTTGAGCGGTCTTCCATAAATTCTTAATCGCATAAGAAACACTAGCATCTACAACATCGTAAGTTTGTTGTTTGATTTTTACATCAAGTTCGGCAATTTTTTGCTCACGCTTAATTTTTTTAGCGGTTTCGGAAGAAGGATCAATCGAAATTGTAGGTTCTCGAGTCAATGAGTCTCGCTCAGCTGCACTTTTAAGAGCTGATTTCAAAATTTTTTCTATAAAGTTTTCATTAAATTGTTTTCCTAACGAGGCTCCAACAGCCCGCTTCAATGATGGA
This window contains:
- the mtaB gene encoding tRNA (N(6)-L-threonylcarbamoyladenosine(37)-C(2))-methylthiotransferase MtaB, coding for MENETNKFKIITLGCRTNQYESQAYQNQLLRMGYQEAKEGEKADICIVNTCTVTESADSSSRHAIRQLARENQGTQLLVAGCFAERQPEVIQKIDGVTHVIPNREKEQLLARLFPKENLPEFSITQFDSHTRAFIKVQDGCNSFCTYCIIPYVRGRSRSRSVEEVLEEAKALISNGYKEIVLTGINIGDFDGKVAKGETPVRLSELVRMVDQLPGLERLRLSSIDPDEVDDELSDAILNGKHTCHSMHIVLQSGSNVILKRMNRKYTRQIFLDTIDKLKAAHSDFTFTTDIIVGFPGETDLDFQDTIEVMKHVKFAKVHMFPYSDRPRTRSNLMPNKVSPEMIRMRKQEILRVAEQTAYKLREGYLNRRMKILTESIDEARPGEIHGHTENFLSVWIQDEGIQSNKIVEVELVANTPAGLIGKPCLNPFKLYQP